A genome region from Tolypothrix sp. PCC 7712 includes the following:
- a CDS encoding phosphorylase: MPNAQSPMPNIILVPQGAEFKAVIKGFKTKTTISSTALTVTPIPVGMKALTTYLHQLQANSTVFNYSEVRVLIMGVCGSLSPRYPVGTIVLYENCTYQGNVQECDRTFTAQLHSALSTQHSALSLVKGLTSDRVICTASEKRHLADTSGADVVDMEGFAALEFFNPLDISVAMLRVVSDDCQHDIPNLTSAISADGSLKPLPLAITLLRQPIAATNLIRGSLKALKVLEQIPALLFSA; encoded by the coding sequence ATGCCCAATGCCCAATCCCCCATGCCCAATATAATTCTTGTTCCCCAAGGTGCAGAGTTTAAAGCTGTAATAAAAGGCTTTAAAACTAAAACAACTATTAGTAGCACGGCGCTGACGGTTACGCCTATACCTGTGGGGATGAAAGCTTTAACCACATATCTGCATCAATTGCAAGCTAATAGTACAGTTTTCAATTATTCAGAAGTGAGAGTGCTAATTATGGGTGTGTGCGGTAGTTTATCGCCCCGCTACCCTGTAGGCACAATTGTGCTGTATGAGAACTGTACTTATCAAGGAAATGTACAAGAGTGCGATCGCACTTTCACTGCACAATTACACTCAGCACTCAGCACTCAGCACTCAGCACTATCTTTAGTCAAAGGACTAACAAGCGATCGCGTCATTTGTACGGCTAGCGAAAAACGCCATCTCGCAGATACTTCAGGTGCAGATGTTGTAGATATGGAAGGATTTGCCGCGTTAGAGTTTTTCAATCCGTTGGACATTTCTGTAGCTATGTTGCGTGTAGTCAGCGACGACTGTCAACATGATATCCCTAACCTGACATCAGCAATTAGTGCTGATGGTTCGCTAAAACCCTTACCTTTAGCAATTACATTACTCCGACAGCCTATTGCTGCTACTAATTTAATTCGGGGTTCTTTAAAAGCACTAAAAGTGTTAGAACAAATTCCAGCCTTATTATTTTCCGCGTAA
- a CDS encoding efflux RND transporter permease subunit, which yields MVKPISSKSARERFNISRLAIEFSWLTVGFWIAVTVAGLLAFSSLKYALFPDITFPVVVVNATAPIETALDTETKLTQPIEKGLQSLEGLEDIRSSTYPGQTAVSLSFVVGTNLDSSTRQVEKALKKLTLTQGANYKIIPLNLNESAAISYAIESSSGNLTDLTKLAKDQIVPAIAKVPGVLKVALLGTAHTSPPQLSANAGDLPTGGATLVHFNGKDALAFQVIKKGTANTLEVVSRVEKEVQKLRTSLKDVTLTLAATQAEYIRNATHSTIDALIEAIVLSVVVIFPFLWNWQATLISALAIPTSLLATFIVMAFFGFNLETITLLALALVIGSIVDDAIVDVENIMRHVEDGETPRQAALAATNEIGLTVTAATFTAVAVFLPIGLMGGVIGQFFKPFGITVSAAMLASLLVARTLSPVLSIYWLKPPSSRSRRRESHLWIRFAQSYRDLLSWSLDHKRIVMGLALISFIGGIAIIPMIPKGFIPKLDRGEFNITYTAPLLSLPEHLRAAQEAGGQGAGGQEAGGRGQGAGGNINSQSPIPNSQSPVPSPQSPVPITPYPQRGPRVPQSPIPNPLDDSLQVARKLEEVVRKSPAVATVFTTVGSREGEPNKGTLYVKLKEDRKITTAELQDQFRSSLPNLPGVTTSVEDIQFVDTGGQKPLQLALRGNDLKALGKAAKDIKDRLVKLPGFADISVTGDNNQSDQIFQIERLNNQRVAYISANLGKDMSLGDATDKVVSVAKAVLPKGVSLDLGGDSARLGEVFGSFGTTLALSALCIVVVLIWLFKGWVDPLVIGVSLPLAIVGAMLALLITKSDFGMISLIGFVFLLGIANKNAILIVDYINQLRKSGLERKEAILKAGPVRLRPIMMTTAATILGMVPIALGLGAGSELRSPMAVAIAGGLVSSTVLSLIVVPVVYVILDDWFPRFKKRGNN from the coding sequence ATGGTCAAGCCTATTAGCTCAAAATCCGCACGAGAGCGTTTTAATATTTCTAGATTGGCGATTGAATTTTCGTGGTTGACGGTAGGTTTTTGGATTGCTGTGACGGTAGCTGGACTGTTAGCTTTCAGCTCCCTCAAGTATGCTTTGTTTCCAGATATTACCTTTCCTGTCGTGGTGGTAAATGCTACCGCCCCTATAGAAACGGCTCTGGATACGGAGACAAAACTGACTCAACCAATAGAAAAAGGTTTGCAATCTCTGGAAGGACTTGAGGATATCCGCTCATCGACTTATCCAGGGCAAACTGCTGTGAGTTTGTCTTTTGTAGTTGGCACAAACCTCGACTCTTCAACTCGCCAAGTAGAAAAAGCGCTGAAAAAGTTAACCCTGACTCAGGGAGCAAATTACAAAATTATTCCGCTGAACTTGAATGAGTCAGCTGCCATTAGTTACGCCATCGAGAGTTCCTCAGGGAATCTTACGGATTTGACGAAATTGGCAAAAGACCAAATAGTTCCCGCGATCGCTAAGGTGCCAGGGGTGTTAAAAGTAGCACTATTAGGTACCGCTCATACATCACCTCCCCAGTTATCAGCGAATGCAGGGGATTTACCTACAGGCGGGGCTACTTTAGTTCACTTTAATGGTAAAGATGCTTTAGCATTTCAGGTCATCAAAAAAGGTACCGCCAATACTTTAGAGGTGGTGAGCCGCGTTGAGAAAGAAGTGCAAAAGCTGCGGACTTCCCTGAAAGATGTCACACTCACCTTAGCTGCGACGCAGGCTGAGTATATCCGCAACGCCACCCATTCCACAATCGATGCTTTGATTGAAGCTATAGTCTTGTCGGTAGTGGTGATATTTCCATTTTTATGGAACTGGCAAGCCACGTTAATTTCCGCCTTGGCGATTCCCACATCTTTGTTGGCGACATTTATCGTCATGGCGTTTTTTGGCTTCAATTTAGAAACCATCACCCTGTTAGCCCTAGCTTTGGTAATTGGTAGTATTGTCGATGATGCGATCGTGGATGTAGAAAACATCATGCGGCACGTCGAGGACGGCGAAACTCCCCGTCAAGCTGCACTTGCTGCTACCAATGAAATTGGGCTGACAGTTACCGCCGCCACCTTCACCGCCGTAGCAGTATTTCTGCCCATTGGGTTGATGGGGGGAGTTATTGGTCAGTTTTTCAAGCCATTTGGAATTACTGTTTCTGCTGCCATGCTAGCTTCATTGCTAGTCGCCAGAACTTTATCGCCAGTACTGTCGATTTATTGGCTCAAACCTCCCTCTTCCCGTTCCCGTCGCCGCGAATCTCATCTATGGATTCGCTTTGCTCAAAGTTACCGCGATTTGCTGAGTTGGTCTTTGGATCACAAGCGAATTGTCATGGGGTTAGCTTTAATCAGCTTCATTGGGGGTATCGCCATCATTCCCATGATTCCCAAAGGCTTTATTCCCAAACTCGATCGCGGCGAATTTAACATTACCTACACCGCCCCGTTGTTGAGTTTACCTGAGCATTTGAGAGCAGCGCAGGAGGCAGGGGGGCAGGGAGCAGGGGGACAAGAGGCAGGGGGCAGGGGGCAGGGGGCAGGGGGAAATATAAATTCCCAATCCCCAATCCCCAATTCCCAGTCCCCAGTCCCCAGTCCCCAGTCCCCAGTCCCCATTACCCCTTATCCCCAGAGGGGGCCCCGAGTTCCCCAATCCCCAATCCCCAACCCCCTAGACGATTCTTTGCAAGTTGCGAGAAAGTTGGAAGAGGTGGTGAGAAAATCGCCTGCTGTGGCAACTGTATTTACTACCGTGGGTTCCCGGGAGGGTGAGCCGAATAAAGGTACCCTGTATGTGAAACTGAAGGAAGACCGCAAAATCACCACTGCGGAACTGCAGGATCAATTTCGTTCCTCTTTGCCCAATCTGCCTGGGGTGACTACCAGCGTAGAAGATATTCAATTTGTGGATACTGGTGGGCAAAAACCTTTGCAATTAGCCTTAAGAGGGAATGACCTCAAAGCACTAGGTAAGGCAGCTAAAGATATTAAAGACCGCTTAGTAAAATTGCCAGGATTCGCTGATATAAGTGTTACAGGTGATAACAATCAAAGCGATCAGATTTTTCAAATTGAGCGTCTCAATAATCAGCGTGTGGCTTATATTAGCGCCAACCTGGGCAAGGATATGTCTTTAGGTGATGCTACTGACAAAGTTGTATCAGTAGCTAAAGCAGTGTTACCAAAAGGTGTTTCCTTAGACTTAGGCGGCGACTCTGCCCGTTTAGGAGAAGTGTTTGGCAGCTTTGGCACTACCTTAGCTTTATCAGCACTGTGTATTGTAGTAGTACTAATTTGGCTGTTTAAAGGCTGGGTAGACCCCTTAGTAATTGGCGTTTCTTTGCCCTTAGCTATAGTAGGGGCGATGTTGGCACTGTTAATTACTAAGAGTGACTTCGGCATGATTTCCCTGATTGGCTTTGTATTTTTGTTGGGTATCGCCAATAAAAATGCCATTTTGATTGTTGATTACATCAATCAATTGCGGAAATCAGGACTAGAACGGAAAGAAGCTATCCTCAAAGCCGGGCCAGTGCGCCTCAGACCAATTATGATGACCACTGCGGCGACAATTTTAGGCATGGTACCCATCGCCTTGGGGTTGGGAGCAGGTTCAGAATTGCGATCGCCTATGGCTGTTGCGATCGCTGGTGGTTTAGTTAGTTCCACTGTCCTAAGTTTAATTGTTGTGCCTGTGGTCTACGTCATCTTAGATGATTGGTTTCCTCGGTTCAAAAAGCGGGGTAACAATTGA
- a CDS encoding aldo/keto reductase — protein MEKRTLGTSDVKITPILMGTWQAGKRMWVGIEDDDSIKTIRVAFEAGITTIDTAEVYGDGHSERIVAEALSDVRSQVEYATKVFANHLKYDQVIAACERSLKNLKTDYIDLYQIHWPSGAFNTEIVPIEETMKALNFLKEQGKIRAIGVSNFSCEQLAEAAQYGSIDSLQPPYSLFWRPVEKELMPYCVEHQISILAYSPLAQGLLTGKFSPGHQFDPADNRAKNRLFQGENFERAQQALDKLRPIAESHNATLAQLALAWLIAQPQTNAIAGARYPQQAKDNAVAGEIKLSDAEISEIDTIGRIVTDQLDESKLMWEW, from the coding sequence ATGGAAAAGCGAACTCTCGGAACATCAGATGTCAAAATCACACCTATCTTAATGGGGACTTGGCAAGCTGGTAAAAGAATGTGGGTGGGTATTGAAGATGATGACTCTATTAAAACAATTCGAGTTGCATTTGAGGCTGGAATTACCACAATTGATACGGCTGAGGTCTATGGTGATGGACACTCTGAACGCATTGTAGCTGAAGCTTTATCCGATGTGCGATCGCAAGTTGAGTACGCCACAAAAGTTTTTGCGAACCATCTTAAGTATGACCAAGTAATCGCCGCTTGCGAACGGTCTTTAAAAAATTTAAAAACTGACTACATAGACCTATATCAAATTCATTGGCCATCTGGTGCTTTTAATACCGAAATAGTCCCAATTGAAGAGACTATGAAGGCTCTTAATTTCTTGAAAGAGCAAGGAAAAATTCGCGCCATTGGAGTTTCTAATTTTTCTTGCGAGCAATTAGCAGAGGCTGCCCAATATGGCAGCATTGATAGTTTACAACCACCCTATTCTCTATTTTGGCGACCAGTAGAAAAAGAGTTAATGCCCTATTGTGTCGAACATCAAATTTCTATTCTTGCTTATTCACCTTTAGCCCAAGGATTATTAACAGGTAAATTTTCTCCCGGACATCAATTTGACCCAGCCGATAATCGTGCTAAAAATAGGCTATTTCAAGGTGAAAACTTTGAACGCGCCCAACAAGCTTTAGATAAACTACGCCCCATAGCAGAAAGCCATAATGCTACCTTGGCTCAGTTAGCCCTAGCTTGGCTAATCGCTCAACCACAAACAAATGCGATCGCAGGTGCGCGTTATCCCCAACAAGCAAAAGATAACGCCGTGGCTGGAGAAATCAAACTTTCAGATGCAGAAATATCGGAAATCGATACTATTGGGCGCATCGTTACCGATCAACTCGATGAAAGTAAACTCATGTGGGAATGGTAA
- a CDS encoding tetratricopeptide repeat protein, translating into MLGEDEQHLMHLLRKRLAYYLERLSISRRSHALQEELTCLSQLAAIYEKLFNFAQALEYHKLLLALSQRMGTKEWQEIALYNIGNCYFQLRQDHDAIKYFTKLVKITCETENRVLHIAGISALGTSYQNLGQFEIAIEHFKNQLAISYEINQRICQKSALDSLANVYQCLGNYQESLRYKQKVLIIAQEMEDIKAIGDALGNIAGIYLQLQEWHQAISYCNKSLLLAKAIDNQSLVMISFNILGQAYKGLHHYHQAIDCLTTSLNISDELGESRVRSVILHGLNDLSKKMNLSEPVREYNIESLSIHRQPIEAIGVTHHHLVKQDCASAPYQQSVNLLQDIGNQQNQQQLLFNLGYIYYSSARFSQAMGFLQSAFILAQAQKNHREVAKLSLILGNNLQRLHHSEEAIYYYRYAYKIYQILGDKYQIQKMLKFMDKLGLKL; encoded by the coding sequence ATGTTGGGAGAAGATGAACAACATCTCATGCACCTCCTGCGTAAGCGGCTTGCTTATTACTTGGAGAGGCTTTCAATTAGTCGCCGCAGTCACGCTTTACAGGAAGAACTAACTTGCTTGAGCCAGCTAGCAGCTATTTACGAAAAACTATTTAACTTTGCACAAGCTTTAGAGTATCATAAGCTGCTGCTTGCCTTATCTCAGAGGATGGGTACTAAAGAGTGGCAAGAAATAGCTTTATACAATATAGGTAATTGTTATTTTCAACTGCGACAAGACCATGATGCGATTAAGTATTTTACAAAATTAGTCAAAATTACCTGTGAGACTGAGAACAGAGTCTTACACATCGCCGGAATATCAGCTTTAGGAACTAGTTACCAAAATTTGGGACAGTTTGAAATAGCAATTGAGCATTTCAAAAATCAGTTAGCTATTAGTTACGAAATAAATCAACGCATTTGCCAGAAAAGTGCTTTGGATTCTCTAGCCAATGTTTATCAGTGTCTAGGTAATTACCAAGAATCCCTAAGATATAAACAGAAAGTTTTGATAATTGCTCAAGAAATGGAGGATATCAAAGCTATAGGCGATGCCCTAGGAAATATTGCTGGTATTTATCTCCAATTACAAGAGTGGCATCAAGCAATTAGTTATTGTAATAAATCACTCTTGCTGGCGAAAGCTATTGATAATCAAAGCCTAGTGATGATTAGTTTTAACATTCTAGGACAGGCATATAAAGGTCTGCATCATTATCATCAAGCAATAGATTGTTTGACAACTTCTCTAAATATTTCTGATGAACTAGGCGAGTCCAGAGTCCGCAGTGTAATTTTGCACGGATTAAATGATTTGTCCAAAAAAATGAATTTATCTGAGCCAGTAAGAGAATACAATATTGAATCTTTAAGTATTCATCGGCAACCTATAGAAGCAATTGGTGTTACACATCATCATTTAGTGAAACAGGATTGTGCTTCAGCACCTTATCAGCAATCTGTAAATCTTTTGCAAGATATAGGAAATCAGCAAAATCAGCAACAGCTATTATTTAATCTTGGTTATATATATTATTCATCAGCGCGATTCTCTCAAGCAATGGGATTTTTACAGTCTGCTTTTATCCTCGCTCAAGCCCAGAAAAATCATCGAGAAGTAGCTAAACTATCTCTGATTTTAGGGAATAATCTCCAGAGGCTACATCATTCTGAAGAAGCTATTTATTATTACCGTTATGCATATAAAATTTATCAGATTTTAGGAGATAAATATCAAATCCAAAAGATGTTAAAGTTTATGGATAAATTAGGATTGAAGTTATAA
- a CDS encoding DUF1802 family protein: MNLTTTFHALKEWAVAIDALENGNTIMLLRKGGIHEQNGLFQVAHHQVLLYPTFEHQQTFLLKSEYANLVCPVTSGWHPETVRIGSWAEITDILPVRDESTVNKLLPFHIWNEHFISDRLKWKARQPLYILLLRTYKLAKIQEIPYLSQYGGCKSWIDLAQPIDISAAEPVLSESSYQQLVGEIRTIVGDKLYAPSL, from the coding sequence ATGAACTTGACCACAACTTTTCATGCACTCAAAGAATGGGCAGTTGCTATTGATGCCTTAGAAAATGGCAACACGATTATGTTGCTTCGCAAAGGCGGTATCCATGAACAAAATGGACTTTTTCAAGTTGCTCATCATCAGGTTTTACTCTACCCTACATTTGAGCATCAACAAACTTTTCTGCTTAAATCTGAGTATGCTAATCTTGTTTGCCCAGTTACATCTGGCTGGCATCCGGAAACGGTTCGCATCGGTAGTTGGGCGGAAATTACCGATATTTTACCTGTAAGGGACGAGTCAACTGTTAACAAGTTGCTTCCCTTCCATATTTGGAATGAGCATTTTATTAGCGATCGCTTAAAATGGAAAGCCCGTCAACCTTTGTATATTCTCCTACTGCGGACTTATAAACTCGCGAAAATACAGGAAATTCCTTATCTTTCTCAATATGGTGGTTGTAAGTCTTGGATTGATTTAGCACAACCAATTGATATCTCCGCAGCAGAACCAGTTTTGTCTGAGTCTAGCTATCAGCAGTTAGTCGGGGAAATTCGTACTATTGTGGGCGATAAATTATATGCCCCATCTTTGTAA
- the ggt gene encoding gamma-glutamyltransferase → MRNPKLQRVAFTIFSLSVLLPSQVVSAAFTIPLRSKQGMVVSAHPLASDAGISMLRKGGNAVDAAVATTFAISVVEPFSAGIGGGGFLLMHSEKTGEMKALDFRERAPIKATRNLYLDAQGKVRPNASINGYLAVATPGTVAGMYEVHRRYGKLPWREVIKPAIALAKDGFILNPLVTYRSLPAYENRKPVILSNPAAREIFTRNGEYYQPGERLVQRDLAKTLEAIAQNPQSFYTGNIAQAIAADMAKNGGLITLADLKAYKPIWRTPICGNFHQAKICSMPPPSSGGVHLLQILNIIGDSNLKSWGWHHPDALHLMVEAMKIAYADRSQYLGDPDFVKVPVQQLISTAYAKKRRQEINMEVAKPATEVKPVDQKTLQQFSQALPLGLTQRSNPKFSESPETSHLTVVDAQHNAVSLTFTINLGFGAGVVTPGTGIVLNNEMDDFAAAPGVPNAFGLVGNEANALAQLANGIAPRKTPLSSMTPTIVTENGHLRMAVGAPGGSTIITQVLQVILNVLEYGMDAGAAVSAPRIHHQWLPDELRVEPWGLDALTLQELRRRGHNIKQTTPWGNANAIVVTADRNLEGAADPRGEGAAIGY, encoded by the coding sequence GTGCGTAATCCTAAATTGCAGCGCGTTGCATTTACCATCTTTTCTCTGAGCGTTCTGCTTCCTAGCCAAGTTGTATCAGCTGCTTTTACTATACCCCTACGCAGTAAACAAGGGATGGTGGTATCAGCGCATCCCTTAGCCAGCGATGCAGGGATTTCGATGTTACGCAAAGGTGGGAATGCAGTTGATGCAGCAGTCGCCACAACCTTTGCAATTTCTGTGGTTGAGCCTTTTTCTGCAGGAATTGGTGGGGGTGGATTTTTGCTGATGCATTCCGAAAAAACTGGCGAAATGAAAGCGCTGGATTTTCGGGAACGCGCACCCATCAAGGCTACAAGAAATCTTTACTTAGATGCACAAGGTAAGGTACGTCCGAATGCAAGTATCAATGGTTATTTAGCAGTAGCGACACCAGGAACGGTGGCAGGAATGTATGAAGTGCATCGCCGTTATGGTAAGCTGCCTTGGCGAGAGGTAATAAAACCTGCGATCGCACTCGCCAAAGATGGCTTTATCCTGAATCCTTTGGTAACTTACCGTTCTTTACCAGCCTACGAAAATCGCAAGCCAGTAATTCTCAGCAACCCAGCAGCGCGAGAAATTTTTACGCGCAATGGTGAATATTATCAGCCAGGGGAAAGGTTAGTGCAGCGTGACTTAGCCAAAACTCTAGAAGCGATCGCTCAAAATCCCCAAAGTTTTTATACAGGTAATATTGCCCAAGCGATCGCTGCAGATATGGCTAAAAATGGTGGTTTAATTACTTTGGCAGACTTAAAAGCCTACAAACCGATTTGGCGGACTCCCATTTGTGGCAATTTTCATCAAGCTAAAATCTGCTCAATGCCACCACCTTCTTCGGGAGGAGTTCACCTATTGCAAATTTTAAACATTATTGGGGACAGCAATTTAAAATCTTGGGGCTGGCATCACCCCGATGCTTTACATCTCATGGTAGAGGCAATGAAAATAGCTTACGCAGATCGTTCCCAATATTTAGGCGATCCTGATTTTGTGAAAGTCCCTGTACAGCAACTTATTAGCACCGCCTATGCTAAAAAACGCCGTCAAGAAATTAACATGGAAGTTGCTAAACCTGCGACAGAGGTAAAACCAGTAGACCAAAAAACATTACAACAGTTTAGTCAGGCTTTACCATTAGGTTTAACGCAACGAAGTAATCCAAAATTTTCGGAATCGCCAGAAACTAGTCATTTAACAGTTGTAGATGCACAGCACAATGCCGTTAGTTTGACATTTACAATTAACCTTGGTTTTGGCGCAGGTGTAGTGACACCTGGAACAGGAATTGTGCTGAACAATGAGATGGATGATTTTGCTGCTGCACCTGGTGTACCTAATGCTTTTGGCTTGGTTGGTAACGAAGCGAACGCGTTAGCGCAGCTTGCCAACGGCATCGCACCTCGCAAAACGCCGTTATCTAGCATGACACCTACAATTGTCACTGAAAATGGTCATTTACGAATGGCTGTAGGTGCGCCTGGTGGTAGTACGATCATCACTCAAGTATTACAAGTTATCCTTAACGTGTTGGAATATGGCATGGATGCTGGTGCAGCAGTTTCTGCTCCACGCATACATCACCAGTGGCTTCCCGATGAGTTGCGAGTAGAACCTTGGGGTTTGGATGCTCTGACTTTACAAGAGTTGCGCCGACGTGGACATAACATCAAGCAAACAACTCCTTGGGGTAATGCTAATGCGATTGTAGTAACCGCAGATCGCAATTTAGAGGGAGCAGCCGATCCTCGCGGTGAAGGTGCCGCTATCGGTTATTGA